Proteins from one Mycobacterium adipatum genomic window:
- a CDS encoding DUF4233 domain-containing protein, with protein sequence MSAVPPPQPGDPWRSFRGIMAAALILEAIVVLLALPVVSAGEDGLTAVSGTFLIGMAVVLVLMSGVQGRPGIIWVNLGIQAVFVVGALIHGAIGFIGVVFAGVWALMIYLRSEVKRRQDRGQLPFQQSGPPPERD encoded by the coding sequence ATGAGTGCCGTGCCGCCGCCGCAACCGGGGGATCCATGGCGCAGTTTCCGCGGCATCATGGCCGCCGCCCTGATCCTGGAAGCCATCGTGGTGCTGCTCGCGCTTCCGGTCGTCTCCGCGGGGGAGGACGGGCTGACCGCGGTGAGCGGGACGTTCCTGATCGGTATGGCGGTGGTGCTGGTGCTGATGTCCGGTGTCCAGGGCAGGCCGGGCATCATCTGGGTGAATCTCGGCATTCAGGCGGTGTTCGTCGTCGGCGCACTGATCCACGGCGCCATCGGGTTCATCGGAGTGGTTTTTGCCGGGGTGTGGGCGCTGATGATCTACCTGCGCAGCGAGGTCAAGCGTCGCCAGGACCGCGGGCAACTGCCGTTCCAGCAGTCCGGTCCGCCGCCCGAGAGGGACTGA
- the ndk gene encoding nucleoside-diphosphate kinase, which produces MTERTLVLIKPDGVQRHLIGEIIGRIERKGLTFAALELKVVSEDLARRHYAEHDGKPFFGSLLEFITSGPVVAAVVEGPRAIAAFRQIAGGTDPVEKATPGTVRGDLALVTQDNLVHGSDSPESAAREIALWFPELTGA; this is translated from the coding sequence GTGACTGAGCGGACCCTGGTTTTGATCAAGCCTGACGGCGTACAGCGGCACCTGATCGGTGAGATCATCGGCCGGATCGAGCGCAAGGGGCTGACGTTTGCCGCTCTCGAACTCAAGGTCGTCTCCGAGGATCTGGCCCGCCGGCATTACGCCGAGCATGACGGCAAGCCGTTCTTCGGTTCGCTGCTCGAATTCATCACCTCCGGTCCGGTGGTGGCCGCGGTGGTCGAAGGTCCGCGCGCGATCGCCGCGTTCCGGCAGATCGCCGGCGGCACCGATCCGGTGGAGAAGGCAACCCCCGGCACCGTCCGCGGTGACCTGGCACTTGTCACCCAGGACAATCTGGTGCACGGCTCCGATTCGCCGGAGTCGGCGGCCCGCGAGATTGCCCTCTGGTTCCCGGAACTGACCGGCGCCTAG
- the folC gene encoding bifunctional tetrahydrofolate synthase/dihydrofolate synthase encodes MTQPAPDEIAALLQVEHLLDQRWPETKIEPSTARIAALLELLGSPQRNYPAIHIAGTNGKTSVARIVDALLTALHRRTGRTVSPHLQSAVERISIDGKPVTPAQYVETYREIEPFVEMVDRQSEAAGGPRMSKFEVLTAMAFAAFADAPIDVAVVETGLGGRWDATNVIGAPVAVITPIGLDHTDYLGDTIAEIAGEKAGIIVKQEDDLVPTDTVAIIGKQLPEAMEVLLAEAVRADAAVAREDSEFAVLERQVAIGGQLLTLQGLGGVYPEIFLPLHGEHQAHNAVLALAAVEAFFGAGADRQLDVDAVRAGFAAASSPGRLERVRSAPTVFIDAAHNPAGAAALAQALADEFDFRYLVGVVSVMADKDVDGILAALEPAFDMVVVTDNGSPRALDVETLAARAEERFGPERVVAAAALPDAIETATALVEESGNDGEGYSGSGMVITGSVVTAGAARTLFGREPQ; translated from the coding sequence ATGACCCAGCCCGCGCCGGACGAGATCGCCGCGCTGCTGCAGGTCGAGCATCTGCTCGACCAGCGTTGGCCGGAGACCAAGATCGAACCCAGCACTGCGCGGATCGCCGCGCTGCTGGAACTGCTGGGTTCACCGCAGCGCAACTACCCGGCGATCCACATCGCCGGCACCAACGGTAAGACCTCGGTGGCCCGCATCGTCGATGCGTTGCTCACCGCACTGCACCGGCGCACCGGGCGCACGGTCAGTCCGCACCTGCAGTCCGCGGTGGAGCGCATCTCCATCGACGGCAAGCCGGTCACCCCCGCCCAGTACGTCGAGACGTACCGGGAGATCGAACCGTTCGTCGAGATGGTGGACCGGCAGTCCGAAGCGGCCGGCGGCCCGCGGATGAGCAAGTTCGAGGTGCTCACCGCGATGGCCTTCGCCGCGTTCGCCGACGCTCCGATCGACGTGGCGGTGGTCGAGACCGGGTTGGGCGGTCGTTGGGATGCCACCAATGTGATCGGCGCGCCCGTCGCGGTGATCACCCCGATCGGGTTGGACCACACCGATTACCTCGGTGACACGATCGCCGAGATCGCCGGCGAGAAGGCCGGCATCATCGTCAAACAGGAAGACGATCTGGTGCCGACCGACACGGTGGCGATCATCGGGAAGCAGCTTCCCGAAGCGATGGAGGTATTGCTGGCCGAGGCAGTGCGCGCCGATGCCGCAGTGGCGCGCGAGGATTCGGAGTTCGCGGTGCTGGAACGGCAGGTGGCCATCGGTGGTCAGCTGCTGACCCTGCAAGGGCTCGGCGGGGTGTACCCGGAGATCTTCCTGCCGCTGCACGGTGAGCACCAAGCCCACAATGCCGTCCTGGCGTTGGCCGCGGTGGAGGCGTTCTTCGGGGCCGGTGCCGATCGACAGCTCGACGTCGACGCCGTGCGCGCCGGGTTCGCCGCGGCGAGCAGCCCGGGCCGGCTGGAACGGGTGCGCAGCGCACCGACGGTCTTCATCGACGCCGCGCACAACCCGGCGGGTGCCGCGGCGCTGGCCCAGGCCTTGGCCGATGAGTTCGACTTCCGCTACCTGGTCGGCGTGGTGTCGGTGATGGCCGACAAGGACGTCGACGGCATCCTCGCGGCCCTGGAACCGGCGTTCGACATGGTCGTGGTCACCGACAACGGGTCGCCGCGGGCGCTCGATGTCGAGACGCTCGCCGCCCGCGCCGAGGAACGCTTCGGCCCGGAACGGGTGGTGGCGGCCGCGGCGCTGCCCGATGCCATCGAGACGGCCACGGCGCTCGTCGAGGAGTCCGGCAACGACGGTGAAGGATATTCAGGGAGCGGCATGGTCATCACCGGTTCGGTCGTCACCGCGGGCGCTGCGCGCACTCTGTTCGGGCGGGAGCCGCAATGA